TATCCGCGTGCAGCAGCCGTCATTGCAAGAGCAATTCCTGTATTGCCGCTCGTAGGCTCAAGAATTTCTTTATCCTTAGTTAAAATCCCTGCTTCTTCTGCTGCCTCTATCATTGCGATTCCAATCCGGTCCTTTACACTTCCCATTGGATTGAATGATTCAACCTTTGCAATCACAGTCGCATTTAGACCTTCTGTAATGCTATTAAGGCGTATAAGAGGAGTATTTCCTATTGTATCGGTGATATTTTCATATATTTTCACCATTTTCAATCATCCCAACAAAACTTTTTTTTAAATTTTTTTTAATTTTTCTTTTTTCCTGTCTGTCAGAAAAAATTCACAATTGTTAACTTTTACATATTAGCATCTCTTCCTGATTATAAATAAATTCTGTTATTCAGGATGTTAAAAAAGTATGAAATCAAAAAATTAGTTATTAAGATAGAATTAGGAATTTTAACCATAAAATGAGTTATTTCTCATTTTTATTCAAAACAAATTTTCTAAGCCTTAAAAGTTCATCACAAAATTCACCAAGATAGTCATCCATTGAAAGACTACCTTCCTGAAATGTACAGTCCTCCTCTTCAATAATTCTCTGTATCTTTTCGCCTGACGGAAGAAGAAGATCTATTGGAACACCGGATTTTTTCGAGCCTCTGATAAGAGATTCTCTAAAGAGGCCAAGGCAATAGCCGACACGGTATTTGTATACATCGCGTGTCTTTTCAAGGTATGCAGCAACCCTATCGGTCTCGATTCTGAGAAAATCCTCTCTTATCTTCTCATCATTGACCTTTCCAAGCATGTACTTATAATGCGCATACGGGTACATCTCTTCAAGTTCTCCCGGAACAATTCCGCAGGTACCAAAAACGACTATATGATAACTCTCAGGAGGAAGAACCTGTGAGATTATCATTCTGATAAGTTTGTGGCTTGGACTCTGGCTGTATGGCTTTTTTATAGCACACGGCATAAAAATTGCAATATCGCGATATTTAACCTCGTATTCATCTATGATATACCTGTGTGACTTCTCAAATTCCGGCAGATAAAAGGGAGGACCTGTCAGAATAGGCCTTGAGTCACCATCTTTAATGTTTTCATTGGGATTTGGCGTCTGCATAATAATTCTGTATAATTGTAACCGGAAATAAAATAAACCAGTTTATTCCTACATACCCTGCAGATTCAGGGAATTATTAATATTAATATCTGCCATTAAAAGTGTAATCTCCTAAAACAGATATTTTGAGAAAAATAATTTCATCCTCCGGAGACTGGTGGAAAAATCCTTATTTCATCACCATCTTCAACAAAAATTTCATCTGCATTGTCTGAATAAATCCTCTCACCATTCTTCATAAGAATAACATAATCATAGAAATTGCCTGCATCATCAAAAATAAACGCCTGTCCCTCAGGATTGTCCTCTGTAACTGATTTTGCAATGTTTTTCAGCGTATCAGATGAATTATTATCTATTTCCTTTATGATTTCACTTCCAAAATACTCCTGGAAACGTGCATAAAATTTAATTTTAATTCTCATATCTTCCTCACTCCTTATTCATCAGATTTCCACATGACACACATGCGGGATTTTTGGCAAACTGTATCTCCTCTGTTCGTGCCTGCATCCCATCCCATATAAAGAGCCTGTTTTTCAGGAGTTCTCCTTCACCTGTTATATATTTGATTACCTCTGTTGCCTGAACCATACCGATTAGCCCGGGAGTTACACCGACAACAGGAAAAACTTCAACAGGCGGTGCTTTTGGAAAAAGACAGCGAAGGCATGCGGTTTTGCCGGGAATTATTGTTGTTGCCTGACCGTGAAATCCTCTTATTGCACCGTGAAAGAGAGGGATGTTTTTTTCAATGGCAACATCATTGAGGAGGTAGCGGGTTGGAAAATTATCCATTCCGTCCACAATTCCACTACTATCACCGACCAGTTCTGATACATTTGATTCATCAATTGTGACATCCAAAACTTCTACTCTGATGTCAGGATTTAGTGCATTTAATTTTTCTTCTGCTGATTCAGTCTTTTTCTTCCCGATATCCCGATTATAGTGAAGAATCTGACGATTGAGATTTGTTAACTCAACAACATCCTTATCGGCAACAACTAATGTCCCGACTCCTGCAACTGCAAGATATATTGATATCGGAGAGCCCAGCCCTCCGGCGCCGGCAACAAATATCTTTGCATCCTTTAATTTTTTCTGCCCTTCTTCACCAAAAGACAGTATCTGTCTTTTATACCTGTCAAGCTCCTGTTTTGAAAACACTTTTTTTCACCTAAATTCATCTATTTTATTCAATTTACATTTTTCAAGCCATACTAACACAATTCAGATGCGATTTTGTAATTATCTGCAAACAGTTATTATACCTCTTTAGATAACGGCAAAATTTTCCTCATCTTTTAAATTAAAAAAATCAAAACTATAATCCATATTAATTCCTCTCTATTTGCTCTCACTTTCATCCTTAAATGAGACGGGGCTGTTGTAATGATGCTTTTCTTTGTGAATGCTGTCTATTAATGAGGTATCAAAAATTAAATTTTCCGGAACTTTTTCCTTAATATATCCAAGACTATACAAAGTATCTGCAAATTTCATTGTGGATTTAATGTATTCAGGCGGAAGTGATGCACAATATTTTGGAGATATATTATACGCTTCTTTTACAAAATCCTCATCAAACATACCTGAATTTTTTGATACCATCTCTGCACATGCAGATGGGTTTTTCCTTATAGCTTCGCATGCTTCTTCGTGTGCGGACAAAAACCTGCGGAGAATTTCCTTCTTTGATGAGATAATGTCAGTCATTGCAACTATTCCATAACTGGGATTAAAACTCCAGAGAGAATCAGGCGGTACTGCAAGTCTGACATTGCCATATCTTTTTGAACAAACTACAAGTGCAGGAGTCCCTGCCGCAGCTGAAATCTCCCCACAGTTTATGGCATCTGAAAGAAAGTCAGCCCAGGCGTAATTTTTTACTTCAACATCCAAAATACCGCAACGGCTAAGTATATGGCACACTATGACATCGTGAATTGATCCTTTAGGAGGAGTTCCAATGGCACTGCCAGAAAACTGCATAAAAAATTCTTTTATTCCACTGCATTCAGAAAGAATCTTTTTCTTTGGATCTGAGATAATCACCGTCCCTTCTACATGCCCTCCTGCAATACATTTCAAAGAAAGACCCTGGCTAATGCCGATTATCGCTGGTGGGAGCCCGATATAACATATATCGGCCTCTCCTTTTTTTAGTGCGGATATAATATCAGGTCCGGATGGATAAAGAGTCCATTTCGCATTAATTTTCCTTTTTTCCAGAAAACCCGGACCCTGCAGAAGAAATGAAGTATGGTATACTGTTGAGAGATATCCAATTTTTAGTGTGTCATCACATAAATTCTGATAAATTTACATCACCTTTTCTTTTATGAACATTTTCATTCTATTAAATCCCTGCTTCCAAATTAATATCTCAAATGATTTATTTGCCAAATAATTAAACATAATTATCCTTTATGATTAAATATTTGTTAAAGTTTACCCCAATAAGGATAAATTTTTGATATAATGGGATAATTAATTAATGCCTAAAGATCCTATAGTAATCCTGATGTCTTATAATGAAATTTTGGAACTGACAGTCCTTGCCGGAAAGGACCGGCAGGGAAAAGAGGAAAATTTTGACAGGATTGATATATATCCGGGCGATGTCATCTCAATAGTCGGGCCCACAGGTTCGGGCAAAACAGCTTTTGTAAATGATATTGAAGTTTTTGCCTTAAAGGACACTGTTACAGGAAGAACAATACTTGTTAATGGGAAAGAGCCCCCTGAGGATATGGTTTGTGACCCTTCAAAAAAGCCGATAGCTCAGATTACACAGAATACCAGAGTTATTTCTGATTTAAATGTTCTGGATTTTTTAAGGCTTCATATAAGAGCAAGGGAAAATGGTGAAGAAAGACTGATTGAAGACACTATTTGTCTTGCAAATGAATTTACTGGCGAAAAAATCAGTTATCATATGAGAATGGCAGAACTCTCTGGAGGACAGACCAGATCACTTTTAATCGCAGATGCGATAATTATTGATAAAACACCTGTAATTCTTTTGGATGAGGTGGAAAACGCAGGAATTAATAAGGAAAAAGTTGTATCCTGCCTTAGGAAATACAACAAAGCTGTAATATTCAGTACACATGATCCCTATCTCGCTCTTATCGCCGACAAGCGCATTGTGATGAGAAACGGGGCAGTAACAGCCGTTATAACTCCAAAAGAGGCAGAGAAAGAGATTATGGAAAAGGTTTCTGAAATGGACTTATTTCTCCTGGATTTAAGGGAAAAAATTCGATATGGAGAGTCCTTTGAGAAAGAAAAACATGAGAGAATAAAATCAGGAACGGAGGCATATACATGAAACTGATAATTGTTGCAGGCCCTCCGAGCTGTGGAAAGACGGCTGTTATCCGCCACCTGATAAAAAAATACCTTGATACAGAAAAACCCGCTTACTTAAAGATTGATGTTGTAAAGGCAACTGAGGATACTGAACTAAATAAAGAGTTTGGCATACCCACAAGGAAGGTGTATTCAGGAGATTTGTGCCCGGATCATGCCGGCATTATGGTTTTAAAGGATGCAATCTCATGGGCAGAAGAGCTGAATGCCGGTATGCTAATAGTTGAGAGTGCAGGACTGTGCCTTCGCTGTACACCATATACCAGCCAGTCATTCGGTATTGCAGTAATATCAGCACTCTCAGGAAGCAGCTCGCCTCTTAAAATGGCACCTATTATCGCACATGCGGATACAGTCGTTGTTACAAAGACCGAACTTGTATCTCAGGCAGAAAAAGAAGTGTTTCGGCAGTGTATCAGAAATGTTGCACCATCGGTTGATATCATTGAAACAAATGCAATTCAGGGCACAGGACTGAGATACCTTATGAGAGCTATTACAGAACATTCAGAAATTGAAGACCTGCGTGATATCACACTGCGGGGCACCCCCCCTCTTGGAGTCTGTACTATATGCATAGGTAAGAAAGAGATTGGATGGCAGAATCACTTTGGAGTAATCCGTCCTCTTGATGAGGCAGATAATATTTTCAGAGGTGACTGAAATTGTCATGGAATTCTCCGGGAAAGGACTGCGGGGCCTGTGGTTTTCCCTGCTGTGACGAGTTTGCAGAGAGTGTGGAAAAAAATATGAAAAGCTATGATGACTGCCCTTATTATTCCAGGAATAATGAAATAAACGTCTCTGATGCTGCATATTGCGGGACTGATATTGCTGGTTACAAATATGACTTTGTTCTCCGCCCATTCCCGGATGAACCCTCAGCCAGAAAATATATTGTTCCTTTCAGGGCTGATTTAGTTGAGAAATGGGATATAAAAAGAGGCGATCTGGTAACCGGACGGCCGGCAGGTCCAGGATGTCCGGTATATCACGCCCTTCGTGTATTAAGTGCCAATACTGTCACAGGAGTTTTGGAATGCCATACTGTCGGCCCTCTTGCTGCACGCAAAGAGGATTCGCATGACATTCAGGCGTACCAGGTGCACGCATTCGAAGGAATTGCAGAGACTCTTATCCATCCTCCAACAATTGGTCTGCGACAGCGTTTTCTGCCAGGATTCTGCATGCTTGACCTCTCCCACACAGCAGTTGTGAATATGGTGATGAATAAAAAATACGGAATGCACGTTCGTCTTGAAGATATAAGAATTATTTAAGCAGGACTTATGAATTAAATCTCAGGAAATATCATAATAATCTATTTTTAAAAGGATTAAAACTGAATTTAATTAGAATTAGTATAAAGAATTGAGATAATTTGCTTAAATGAAATGAGTTATGTACAATTGTTCACCGACAAGCGAACAATTCCTCAATATTTGAGGGCATCATGCAACAATAACCTCTTTCGATAATAAATTCAACCCGTAAAGACTCTGTCTGGCATCAATAAAATAATGCTTTTCAATCAGGAGATCCTCATCCTTAAGCCTTTTTATGGCATAACGAACAGTTCTTGAGGGAAGTGTCGTCTCAGATATCAGATCTTTCTGGGTCAGATTTCCGTTCAGTTCAAGTGTCTTGTATACAAGCTTTACAGACGGAGGCAGATGCCCGATATTACGGTTTTTCTCCTCATTCTTTTGTGTTTTTACAACAAAAACGATCACTCATAGTCTAATCAACCAATATAATATTGAAGTTCACAATTGTTAAGTCTTACTACTCATTTTTATTGATACTTTATAATTACCAGTGGTGATATTTTGGAGAATATGATGATTTTCAGGGAAAATAATGAATTGTGAACTAATTCATCAGGACTTTGGTTCTCTTTTACCTGTTCCTGAATGATTAAATAATATGACTCACGCACATTTTTACATGAATGTTACTTCGTAACTTACATGAAACTGTTGCATGAAATATAATTTCATGAACCGTTTTTAGAGAAATTTATGTGACAGATTGGGGAGGAGAGAAATAAGCAATAATTGCCGCAATTGTCTGAATTATTTTAGCACCCGTCAAATATTATTACAGAATTATGACAGAATATGCAGCTGCAATTGATATAGGGACAAGCGGGATTCGTGCTGTATTTCTTAATTGTGATGAAAAAAGTGCAATAAGCAAAATACAGACCGCATATCACCCAATCCCGGGCAGAAACATTCTCGATCAGCTACTTTTTCAGAATCATTCCGGTCTTAGGAATACTCAGAAACTGCTTGTAAATACCATAAATAATCTTATTGACGGATTTGATCCGTCAAAAGAAATAATTAAAATTGCAGTCTGTGCAAACCCGGGGCAGATATCACTTCTAAAAGGAACAGAGTCGCGTGATCTCTTTTTAAATCCGGAGGTATTGAAGCGTAAAGGCATCAAAGCACCGATAAGAACTTCTGAGGTTATATATTCAGCCGATCTCGGCTTTGATATCTCATGCGATCTCTTAATACCGCCATCAATTTCTGCAATGGTAGGAGCTGACGCAGTTGCACTTATCTATAACTCAATAATCCCTGAGAATAAACCGACACTCTCCATCGACTTAGGAACAAATGCAGAGATGGCGCTAAAGGCAGGGGATAAAATCTATGTGGGTTCAGCAGCAGCAGGACCCGCCATAGAAGGACAGCAGATTCGCCATGGAATGCCTGCTTCAACCGGAGCTATCGCAGGTCTTGAATATGACTGGGGATGGAAGATTAAAATCCTTGATGAAAATATGAATCTGTCAAACGGAGACACAGTGAATCTTCATAAAGCAGCTCCCATCAAAAAAGGTCTGGTAAATGCAAAGGGTATAACTGGAACAGGAGTAATAGCAATTGTTGCGGCAGGACTTTCATCAGGAATAATACAGCCTCCAAATATTTACACTCCTTCTAAAAAAATTTTCCTGCAGGACCAAATTGATTTTTCAGAAACTGATCTCATAGAGGCCGGAAAAGCATTTGGTGCGATAAGAAGCGGCTACCACTCGCTTGCGGAGCATGCTGGAATAAGTGTGGATGATATTGCAACATGCAACATCTCAGGCACTGCCGGCTGTTTTGCAGACCCTCTGAATGCAAGGGATGTCGGTATAATTCCTCAAAGTGCCGGGACAATTTTCAACCACGGGAATACATCACTTCAGCTTGCATGCAGTCTTGCCTGCGGTGATACAAATATTTCAGAATTGCAGAATATCGCCGACAGTGCGGAATACGTATCATTTTCTACAAGCAAAGTCTTTCAGCAGTATTTCCTGGAGGAACTTTCATACTGGTGTGAAGGAAGATACAAAAAGAGTCAAAAAAATTTTCAGATACCAAAAATTGTTCTTCTGCCGGATAAATGGGCAACAGATAATATCAAAACAGTAAATCCGGCATTTGGAGTGAAAGCATCCAATAATGATACAGATATAAGTAAATTTAAAGGCTTATGCCCGAATAATGCAATTACCAAAGAAGACACCTGGTTTGAAATTAACACAGGAAAATGTGCAGGAACAGCCTGTTTAAGATGCGTTGACGAAGGGCTGGATTTGATTCATCCACAGATATAGTGGAAATTAATATGGCCAGTTAAAATAAAATTTCTTTTTAAAAACAGATTTTAAAAATAATTGAGGAAAGAGAGAGATTATCTTCTTTACCGGTGAGGCAGCCGGATAATTCAATATCATATTTCTCTCTTCGTCCGATTAATAGAATCAAGTATTTTTACAAGTTCTGTTGGATTTTTCGCATACCTTAGATTGTTCTTTTGGGATGCAAACACATCATCACATGCTCCGCCGCCTATTATAAACGGAACTGTAATTGAATTATCTTTAAGAGTATCTGCAGTACTTAGGAAAGCCATCCTTGTAGAGGTCATTAGAGATGAACCAAGAACTGCAATAGGGCTGTGCTTGCGAATCGCTGCCAGAACCTTATTTGTCTCAACCGAAGTTCCAAGATCAATTACCTGATAACCATTTGCCTCAACTATTGCTTTAACAATATTTTTGCCGATATCATGCAGATCCCCTTCTGCTGTATGCAGGAGGACAATACCTTTTTTGGAGAGCAGATTCTCAGTACATCCTGTCTTATCTATTCCGGCCTGAAGTGCACGTGCTGCAAGAAGCATCTCGGGCACATAGACCTTTTTTTGATTGTAAAGCTCTGAGACAACGTTCATACCTGCCAAAAGACCTTTCACAGCTA
The genomic region above belongs to Methanomicrobium antiquum and contains:
- a CDS encoding DUF5591 domain-containing protein; protein product: MQTPNPNENIKDGDSRPILTGPPFYLPEFEKSHRYIIDEYEVKYRDIAIFMPCAIKKPYSQSPSHKLIRMIISQVLPPESYHIVVFGTCGIVPGELEEMYPYAHYKYMLGKVNDEKIREDFLRIETDRVAAYLEKTRDVYKYRVGYCLGLFRESLIRGSKKSGVPIDLLLPSGEKIQRIIEEEDCTFQEGSLSMDDYLGEFCDELLRLRKFVLNKNEK
- a CDS encoding ubiquitin-like small modifier protein 1, with translation MRIKIKFYARFQEYFGSEIIKEIDNNSSDTLKNIAKSVTEDNPEGQAFIFDDAGNFYDYVILMKNGERIYSDNADEIFVEDGDEIRIFPPVSGG
- a CDS encoding HesA/MoeB/ThiF family protein, with the translated sequence MFSKQELDRYKRQILSFGEEGQKKLKDAKIFVAGAGGLGSPISIYLAVAGVGTLVVADKDVVELTNLNRQILHYNRDIGKKKTESAEEKLNALNPDIRVEVLDVTIDESNVSELVGDSSGIVDGMDNFPTRYLLNDVAIEKNIPLFHGAIRGFHGQATTIIPGKTACLRCLFPKAPPVEVFPVVGVTPGLIGMVQATEVIKYITGEGELLKNRLFIWDGMQARTEEIQFAKNPACVSCGNLMNKE
- a CDS encoding ABC transporter substrate-binding protein, translated to MYQNLCDDTLKIGYLSTVYHTSFLLQGPGFLEKRKINAKWTLYPSGPDIISALKKGEADICYIGLPPAIIGISQGLSLKCIAGGHVEGTVIISDPKKKILSECSGIKEFFMQFSGSAIGTPPKGSIHDVIVCHILSRCGILDVEVKNYAWADFLSDAINCGEISAAAGTPALVVCSKRYGNVRLAVPPDSLWSFNPSYGIVAMTDIISSKKEILRRFLSAHEEACEAIRKNPSACAEMVSKNSGMFDEDFVKEAYNISPKYCASLPPEYIKSTMKFADTLYSLGYIKEKVPENLIFDTSLIDSIHKEKHHYNSPVSFKDESESK
- a CDS encoding ATP-binding cassette domain-containing protein, whose protein sequence is MPKDPIVILMSYNEILELTVLAGKDRQGKEENFDRIDIYPGDVISIVGPTGSGKTAFVNDIEVFALKDTVTGRTILVNGKEPPEDMVCDPSKKPIAQITQNTRVISDLNVLDFLRLHIRARENGEERLIEDTICLANEFTGEKISYHMRMAELSGGQTRSLLIADAIIIDKTPVILLDEVENAGINKEKVVSCLRKYNKAVIFSTHDPYLALIADKRIVMRNGAVTAVITPKEAEKEIMEKVSEMDLFLLDLREKIRYGESFEKEKHERIKSGTEAYT
- a CDS encoding GTP-binding protein; amino-acid sequence: MKLIIVAGPPSCGKTAVIRHLIKKYLDTEKPAYLKIDVVKATEDTELNKEFGIPTRKVYSGDLCPDHAGIMVLKDAISWAEELNAGMLIVESAGLCLRCTPYTSQSFGIAVISALSGSSSPLKMAPIIAHADTVVVTKTELVSQAEKEVFRQCIRNVAPSVDIIETNAIQGTGLRYLMRAITEHSEIEDLRDITLRGTPPLGVCTICIGKKEIGWQNHFGVIRPLDEADNIFRGD
- a CDS encoding (Fe-S)-binding protein; amino-acid sequence: MSWNSPGKDCGACGFPCCDEFAESVEKNMKSYDDCPYYSRNNEINVSDAAYCGTDIAGYKYDFVLRPFPDEPSARKYIVPFRADLVEKWDIKRGDLVTGRPAGPGCPVYHALRVLSANTVTGVLECHTVGPLAARKEDSHDIQAYQVHAFEGIAETLIHPPTIGLRQRFLPGFCMLDLSHTAVVNMVMNKKYGMHVRLEDIRII
- a CDS encoding winged helix-turn-helix transcriptional regulator, producing MIVFVVKTQKNEEKNRNIGHLPPSVKLVYKTLELNGNLTQKDLISETTLPSRTVRYAIKRLKDEDLLIEKHYFIDARQSLYGLNLLSKEVIVA
- a CDS encoding ASKHA domain-containing protein, encoding MTEYAAAIDIGTSGIRAVFLNCDEKSAISKIQTAYHPIPGRNILDQLLFQNHSGLRNTQKLLVNTINNLIDGFDPSKEIIKIAVCANPGQISLLKGTESRDLFLNPEVLKRKGIKAPIRTSEVIYSADLGFDISCDLLIPPSISAMVGADAVALIYNSIIPENKPTLSIDLGTNAEMALKAGDKIYVGSAAAGPAIEGQQIRHGMPASTGAIAGLEYDWGWKIKILDENMNLSNGDTVNLHKAAPIKKGLVNAKGITGTGVIAIVAAGLSSGIIQPPNIYTPSKKIFLQDQIDFSETDLIEAGKAFGAIRSGYHSLAEHAGISVDDIATCNISGTAGCFADPLNARDVGIIPQSAGTIFNHGNTSLQLACSLACGDTNISELQNIADSAEYVSFSTSKVFQQYFLEELSYWCEGRYKKSQKNFQIPKIVLLPDKWATDNIKTVNPAFGVKASNNDTDISKFKGLCPNNAITKEDTWFEINTGKCAGTACLRCVDEGLDLIHPQI
- a CDS encoding cobalamin B12-binding domain-containing protein translates to MKPFTVGYIAGLKLKEDKGEFFTLLAEAFSEKDDEEEVFPLSNPNSSIPASEPFHSLALSVIEGDETKAEKLTEKAVQNGAGPLEIAVKGLLAGMNVVSELYNQKKVYVPEMLLAARALQAGIDKTGCTENLLSKKGIVLLHTAEGDLHDIGKNIVKAIVEANGYQVIDLGTSVETNKVLAAIRKHSPIAVLGSSLMTSTRMAFLSTADTLKDNSITVPFIIGGGACDDVFASQKNNLRYAKNPTELVKILDSINRTKREI